A single region of the Thermoplasmata archaeon genome encodes:
- a CDS encoding PLP-dependent aspartate aminotransferase family protein yields MRFATKAIHAGQEPEPRTGAVTPPIYMTSTYSQKDQREYDYARGINPTRSALETSVAALEDAKHGLAFSSGMGAITTALTLLKKGDHVVVSDDCYGGVYRIFTRFMANYGITTTFLDLRDLVDVEDAFRPETRMLWMESPTNPLMKVVDLRELAVIAKAHEAISVCDNTFASPALQNPLHLGVDLVVHSMTKYLGGHADVLGGALVMNRDDLHETLKYAQNALGAVPSAFDVWLVLRGIKTLPVRMERHCDNAEAVARFLHDHPAVAQVHYPGLPDDPGHGIATKQMRRFGGMLSFELKDAAHVVDRLRRVQVLTLAESLGGVESLIEHPDSMTHQSVPKDQRLKQGITEGLVRLSVGLEDVNDLLEDLGRVLS; encoded by the coding sequence ATGCGCTTCGCGACGAAGGCCATCCACGCGGGCCAGGAGCCCGAGCCGAGGACCGGGGCGGTGACCCCGCCCATCTACATGACCTCGACGTACTCCCAGAAGGACCAGCGGGAGTACGACTACGCCCGCGGGATCAACCCCACCCGCAGCGCCCTCGAGACGAGCGTCGCGGCCCTGGAGGACGCGAAGCACGGCCTCGCCTTCTCCAGCGGCATGGGGGCGATCACGACCGCGCTGACGCTCCTCAAGAAGGGCGACCACGTGGTCGTCTCCGACGACTGCTACGGCGGCGTGTATCGGATCTTCACGCGGTTCATGGCGAACTACGGGATCACGACCACGTTCCTGGACCTCCGCGACCTGGTCGATGTGGAGGACGCCTTCCGCCCCGAGACGCGGATGCTCTGGATGGAGTCGCCCACGAACCCGCTCATGAAGGTCGTCGACCTGCGCGAGCTCGCGGTGATCGCGAAGGCCCACGAGGCGATCAGCGTGTGCGACAACACGTTCGCCTCGCCCGCCCTCCAGAACCCGCTCCACCTCGGTGTGGACCTCGTCGTGCACAGCATGACGAAGTACCTCGGCGGCCACGCGGACGTCCTCGGTGGGGCGCTCGTGATGAACCGCGACGACCTGCACGAGACGCTCAAGTACGCCCAGAACGCCTTGGGCGCGGTCCCGAGCGCGTTCGACGTCTGGCTCGTCCTGCGCGGGATCAAGACCCTCCCGGTCCGAATGGAGCGCCACTGCGACAACGCCGAAGCGGTCGCCAGGTTCCTCCATGACCATCCCGCGGTGGCCCAAGTCCACTACCCCGGGCTGCCCGACGACCCGGGCCATGGGATCGCGACGAAGCAGATGCGGCGCTTCGGCGGCATGCTCAGCTTCGAGCTCAAGGACGCGGCCCACGTGGTTGACCGGCTACGGCGCGTCCAGGTCCTCACCCTGGCCGAAAGCCTCGGCGGCGTGGAGTCTCTCATCGAACATCCGGACTCCATGACCCACCAGAGCGTGCCCAAGGATCAGCGGCTCAAGCAGGGGATCACGGAGGGGCTCGTCCGGCTCTCCGTGGGCCTCGAGGACGTCAACGACCTGCTCGAGGACCTCGGGCGGGTGCTGAGCTAG